A single window of Nicotiana sylvestris chromosome 3, ASM39365v2, whole genome shotgun sequence DNA harbors:
- the LOC138887725 gene encoding uncharacterized protein — translation MVEFDVIMGMDWLVSCHDNVDCRSKIVRFQFPGEPVLEWKGNTASPRGKFISYLKARKMIRKGCIYHLVQVQDVEVESLTIRSIPVVNKFPDVFPDELLDLPPEREKDEHADHLRIVLRVLQEGKLYAKFSKCEFWLNYIAFLGHVISGEGIRVDTQKIEALKDRLTLVPVLTFPEGIVGYVIYCDVSSIGLGCVLMQHEDLNLQLTFGGPSKRDWGLKWDDQLSLIKFTYNNSYHSSIQMAPYEALYGRKCRSPIGWFDVGESELHGPYLVQQAIEKVKLIRDRLLIAQSHQKSYSDI, via the exons atggtagaatttgatgttataatgggtatggattggttggttTCTTGTCATgacaacgttgattgtagatcaaagatagtccgatttcaatttccaggggagcctgttTTAGAATGGAAAGGTAATACAGCGTCGCCGAGAGGAAAATTTATTTCCTacctcaaggcaaggaagatgatcagaaagggttgcatttatcacttagttcaggttcaggatgtggaagtggagtcacTAACTATTCggtccatccctgtggtgaataagtttcccgatgtttttcccgatgagcttctggatctcccgccagagcgagaaa AGGATGAGCATGCTGATCATCTGCGTATTGTGCTCAGAGTTttacaagaagggaagttgtatgcaaaattttctaaatgtgaattctggttgaactatATAGCATTCCTTGGGCATGTTATTTCGGGTGAAGgtatccgggtggatacacaaaagattgag gcattaaaggacagattaacgtTAGTACCAGTTCTAACATTTCCAGAAGGGATCGTtggttatgtgatctattgtgacGTTTCaagcattggattgggttgtgtgctgatgcagcatg aggatctcaatttacagctaacatttggaggtccttccaaaagggattggggactcaa GTGGGATGATCAACTGTCGCTAATTAAGTtcacatataataatagttaccattccagtattcagatggctccatacgaagctctttatggacGGAAATGTAGGTCACCTATAGGatggttcgatgttggagaatctgaatTACATGGGCCATACCttgttcagcaagccatagaaaaagtaaagttgattcgggatcgactattgatagctcagagtcatcagaagtcatattctgacataTAG